From Streptomyces qinzhouensis, one genomic window encodes:
- a CDS encoding ubiquinol-cytochrome c reductase iron-sulfur subunit, which yields MSSQDIPEENLPHEQAAAHGAAGGGTAVTPHGAGSADPFADPGLPAHKPRIQDIDEAAAKRSERTVAFLFTLSMLATVGFIACYVIFPIDKIVYIFPFGHVSALNFSLGLTLGIALFCIGAGAVHWARTLMSDAEVADDRHPIEASPEVKAQVMADWRAGNEESGFGRRKLIRNTMFGAMALVPLSGVVLLRDLGPLPEKKLRSTLWAKGKQLINMNTNEPLRPEDITVGSLVFASPEGLDPHAHDWQIQMGKAALMLVRIKPEDIKDKRELDWSHDGIVAFSKVCTHVGCPISLYEQQTHHVLCPCHQSTFDLSDGARVIFGPAGHPLPQLKIGVNAEGNLEALGDFEEPVGAAFWERG from the coding sequence ATGAGTAGCCAAGACATTCCAGAAGAGAACCTGCCGCACGAGCAGGCCGCCGCGCACGGCGCGGCCGGGGGCGGCACCGCCGTGACCCCGCACGGGGCCGGTTCCGCCGACCCCTTCGCCGACCCGGGACTGCCGGCCCACAAGCCGCGCATCCAGGACATCGACGAGGCTGCCGCCAAGCGCTCCGAGCGCACCGTCGCTTTCCTGTTCACGCTGTCGATGCTGGCGACCGTGGGCTTCATCGCCTGCTACGTCATCTTCCCGATCGACAAGATCGTGTACATCTTCCCGTTCGGCCATGTGAGCGCGCTGAACTTCTCGCTCGGTCTGACGCTGGGCATCGCCCTCTTCTGCATCGGCGCGGGCGCGGTCCACTGGGCCCGTACCCTGATGTCCGATGCCGAGGTCGCCGACGACCGGCATCCCATCGAGGCGTCCCCCGAGGTCAAGGCCCAGGTCATGGCCGACTGGCGGGCGGGCAACGAGGAGTCCGGCTTCGGCCGGCGCAAGCTGATCCGCAACACCATGTTCGGTGCGATGGCCCTGGTGCCGCTCTCCGGTGTGGTCCTGCTGCGCGACCTCGGTCCGCTGCCGGAGAAGAAGCTCCGCTCCACCCTGTGGGCCAAGGGCAAGCAGCTCATCAACATGAACACCAATGAGCCGCTGCGGCCCGAGGACATCACCGTCGGCTCGCTGGTCTTCGCCAGCCCCGAGGGCCTCGACCCGCACGCCCACGACTGGCAGATTCAGATGGGCAAGGCGGCCCTGATGCTCGTCCGGATCAAGCCGGAGGACATCAAGGACAAGCGCGAGCTGGACTGGTCGCACGACGGCATCGTCGCCTTCTCCAAGGTCTGCACCCACGTCGGCTGCCCGATCAGCCTCTACGAGCAGCAGACGCACCATGTGCTGTGCCCGTGTCACCAATCCACCTTCGACCTCTCCGACGGCGCCCGCGTCATCTTCGGCCCGGCGGGGCACCCGCTTCCGCAGCTGAAGATCGGTGTGAACGCCGAGGGCAACCTGGAAGCGCTCGGCGACTTCGAGGAGCCTGTCGGTGCCGCCTTCTGGGAGCGCGGATGA